In Lineus longissimus chromosome 9, tnLinLong1.2, whole genome shotgun sequence, one genomic interval encodes:
- the LOC135493197 gene encoding amyloid beta precursor protein binding family B member 2-like isoform X4, protein MVATADFMDVRTSRRLFSLFGWSVPERLTTRQDNEMITSFSNPNYHMNDDELNSNITPLTTPITPTTHQYYQDQIYADPDILTSSRNPTSKRRKNYAQLDLTSMGIDLNSEQRNYDQQNICSPDSLCSVDSAKSEEFVDCDNEPQQNDDNSEESDVEEQEVSTPYAEKSSFLGYYASLEKSAKSQQERQPRGDVRTVEQQKVKEVKSTETQNGKSEIQKDADSKKDSEIPEGFTDKTCINSPDSNDSGIQADEGQIRGSASVESFSTKEKKESNTEQSLTEGDANTKVDDELPAGWEKHEDEQTGVYFWHVKSGTIQREPPTKSQRPLSIASDISLSSLQSTLTSPTSTIPDTPSSCASGLDQDHLSEFEGHAFKYASESLKSLYTPTEESEGVPFEEEKKKVSKPIRYAVRSLGWVRIAEEDLTPERSSKAVNKCIVDLSLGRNDINDVVGRWGDGKDLFMDLDNNSLTLSDPTDFSVLHRQPIQSIRVWGVGRDNGRDFAYVARDRSTRKHMCHVFRCDTPARHIANTLRDICKKLMMERSMKHGAYGDAYDHGAAIHRSIRPNNLPNLDKNVEPNGQKITFQNVYKKTSFPTPMEEPKKVIRCHYLGTTKVAKPTGVDIINNAMEKLYKTIPVDEWQFCNVAVAPSTITITEHGKPENQINECRVRFLSFMGIAMHNVKLCSYIMHTAQDAYIAHVFHCEPSAGALCKTIEAACKLRYQKCLDAHPSTPDKKQQQQTKPSIATSLKSSIKKVLGRVSRSPKPASDS, encoded by the exons ATGGTTGCCACTGCTGACTTCATGGACGTACGGACCTCGAGACGGTTGTTCTCCTTGTTCGGGTGGAGCGTGCCAGAGAGGTTAACAACAAGACAGG ATAATGAGATGATCACATCCTTCTCGAATCCCAACTATCACATGAACGACGATGAACTCAATTCAAACATCACACCACTAACGACACCTATCACTCCAACCACACACCAGTATTACCAAGATCAAATCTACGCCGACCCGGACATCCTAACATCGTCGCGAAACCCGACGTCAAAACGGCGAAAAAATTATGCACAGTTAGACTTAACGTCGATGGGTATAGACTTGAATTCTGAACAGCGGAATTACGATCAACAAAATATCTGTTCGCCAGACTCATTGTGTTCTGTTGATAGTGCTAAATCGGAAGAATTTGTTGATTGTGATAACGAACCGCAACAAAACGACGACAATTCTGAGGAGTCTGACGTCGAGGAGCAGGAGGTCTCAACGCCCTATGCAGAAAAATCTAGTTTTCTAGGATATTACGCCAGTTTAGAAAAATCCGCTAAATCGCAACAAGAACGACAGCCGAGGGGTGATGTTCGGACAGTAGAACAGCAAAAAGTCAAGGAGGTGAAATCGACAGAGACGCAAAATGGGAAGAGTGAAATACAGAAAGATGCTGACAGTAAAAAGGATTCGGAGATTCCCGAAGG CTTTACTGACAAAACGTGCATTAACTCTCCTGACTCCAATGACAGCGGCATCCAGGCGGACGAGGGCCAAATCCGTGGGTCGGCGAGCGTGGAGAGTTTTAGTACTAAGGAAAAGAAGGAGTCAAATACGGAACAAAGCCTCACAGAGGGCGATGCG AACACCAAAGTTGACGATGAGTTACCAGCCGGCTGGGAAAAACATGAAG ATGAACAAACTGGCGTCTACTTCTGGCACGTCAAAAGCGGTACGATACAGAGGGAGCCACCTACCAAGTCACAGCGCCCTCTATCGATAGCAAGTGATATCTCTTTG aGTTCCCTTCAGAGTACTTTGACATCTCCGACTTCCACGATCCCTGATACCCCCAGCAGTTGCGCATCGGGACTCGATCAGGACCACCTGTCGGAGTTCGAAGGTCATGCGTTCAAATATGCGTCAGAGTCTCTCAAATCATT ATACACACCAACCGAAGAATCTGAGGGCGTTCCATTTgaagaggagaagaagaaggtcTCCAAGCCAATACGTTACGCCGTGCGATCGCTCGGATGGGTCCGCATCGCCGAGGAAGACCTGACACCTGAGCGGAGCAGTAAAGCGGTCAACAAGTGCATTGTGGACTTGTCGCTTGGGCGGAATGATATCAACGATGTCGTCGGACGATGGGGAGAT GGGAAAGACCTGTTTATGGACCTCGACAACAACAGCCTGACGCTGAGCGACCCGACTGACTTTAGCGTCCTCCACCGCCAGCCCATCCAGTCCATCCGGGTGTGGGGCGTCGGCCGCGATAATGGAAG GGACTTTGCTTACGTTGCTCGAGACCGCTCGACCCGAAAACACATGTGTCATGTCTTCCGCTGCGATACTCCAGCCCGCCATATTGCTAACACTTTACGAGACATTTGTAAAAAGTTGATGATGGAGCGAAGTATGAAGCACGGGGCGTACGGAGATGCCTACGATCATGGGGCGGCCATTCATCGATCCATACGACCGAATAATCTCCCGAATCTTGATAAAAACGTGGAGCCAAACGGACAGAAAATAACCTTCCAAAACGTGTATAAGA AAACATCATTCCCTACTCCGATGGAGGAGCCAAAGAAAGTCATCCGATGCCATTACCTGGGCACAACGAAAGTGGCGAAACCTACTG GTGTCGATATAATTAACAACGCCATGGAAAAACTTTACAAGACCATTCCTGTAGACGAGTGGCAGTTCTGCAACGTGGCTGTGGCCCCCTCGACAATAACCATCACAGAACATGGG AAACCCGAGAATCAGATCAACGAGTGTCGTGTGCGCTTCCTCTCCTTCATGGGCATCGCGATGCATAACGTGAA GTTGTGTTCGTACATCATGCACACCGCTCAAGATGCGTACATTGCTCATGTATTCCACTGTGAACCATCCGCTGGTGCTTTATGCAAAACCATTGAGGCAGCTTGCAAG CTGCGATATCAAAAATGTCTGGACGCGCATCCGTCGACGCCCGACAAGAAACAGCAGCAACAAACTAAG
- the LOC135493197 gene encoding protein Fe65 homolog isoform X7, whose protein sequence is MTFSTEDNEMITSFSNPNYHMNDDELNSNITPLTTPITPTTHQYYQDQIYADPDILTSSRNPTSKRRKNYAQLDLTSMGIDLNSEQRNYDQQNICSPDSLCSVDSAKSEEFVDCDNEPQQNDDNSEESDVEEQEVSTPYAEKSSFLGYYASLEKSAKSQQERQPRGDVRTVEQQKVKEVKSTETQNGKSEIQKDADSKKDSEIPEGFTDKTCINSPDSNDSGIQADEGQIRGSASVESFSTKEKKESNTEQSLTEGDANTKVDDELPAGWEKHEDEQTGVYFWHVKSGTIQREPPTKSQRPLSIASDISLSSLQSTLTSPTSTIPDTPSSCASGLDQDHLSEFEGHAFKYASESLKSLYTPTEESEGVPFEEEKKKVSKPIRYAVRSLGWVRIAEEDLTPERSSKAVNKCIVDLSLGRNDINDVVGRWGDGKDLFMDLDNNSLTLSDPTDFSVLHRQPIQSIRVWGVGRDNGRDFAYVARDRSTRKHMCHVFRCDTPARHIANTLRDICKKLMMERSMKHGAYGDAYDHGAAIHRSIRPNNLPNLDKNVEPNGQKITFQNVYKKTSFPTPMEEPKKVIRCHYLGTTKVAKPTGVDIINNAMEKLYKTIPVDEWQFCNVAVAPSTITITEHGKPENQINECRVRFLSFMGIAMHNVKLCSYIMHTAQDAYIAHVFHCEPSAGALCKTIEAACKLRYQKCLDAHPSTPDKKQQQQTKPSIATSLKSSIKKVLGRVSRSPKPASDS, encoded by the exons ATGACGTTCTCAACGGAGG ATAATGAGATGATCACATCCTTCTCGAATCCCAACTATCACATGAACGACGATGAACTCAATTCAAACATCACACCACTAACGACACCTATCACTCCAACCACACACCAGTATTACCAAGATCAAATCTACGCCGACCCGGACATCCTAACATCGTCGCGAAACCCGACGTCAAAACGGCGAAAAAATTATGCACAGTTAGACTTAACGTCGATGGGTATAGACTTGAATTCTGAACAGCGGAATTACGATCAACAAAATATCTGTTCGCCAGACTCATTGTGTTCTGTTGATAGTGCTAAATCGGAAGAATTTGTTGATTGTGATAACGAACCGCAACAAAACGACGACAATTCTGAGGAGTCTGACGTCGAGGAGCAGGAGGTCTCAACGCCCTATGCAGAAAAATCTAGTTTTCTAGGATATTACGCCAGTTTAGAAAAATCCGCTAAATCGCAACAAGAACGACAGCCGAGGGGTGATGTTCGGACAGTAGAACAGCAAAAAGTCAAGGAGGTGAAATCGACAGAGACGCAAAATGGGAAGAGTGAAATACAGAAAGATGCTGACAGTAAAAAGGATTCGGAGATTCCCGAAGG CTTTACTGACAAAACGTGCATTAACTCTCCTGACTCCAATGACAGCGGCATCCAGGCGGACGAGGGCCAAATCCGTGGGTCGGCGAGCGTGGAGAGTTTTAGTACTAAGGAAAAGAAGGAGTCAAATACGGAACAAAGCCTCACAGAGGGCGATGCG AACACCAAAGTTGACGATGAGTTACCAGCCGGCTGGGAAAAACATGAAG ATGAACAAACTGGCGTCTACTTCTGGCACGTCAAAAGCGGTACGATACAGAGGGAGCCACCTACCAAGTCACAGCGCCCTCTATCGATAGCAAGTGATATCTCTTTG aGTTCCCTTCAGAGTACTTTGACATCTCCGACTTCCACGATCCCTGATACCCCCAGCAGTTGCGCATCGGGACTCGATCAGGACCACCTGTCGGAGTTCGAAGGTCATGCGTTCAAATATGCGTCAGAGTCTCTCAAATCATT ATACACACCAACCGAAGAATCTGAGGGCGTTCCATTTgaagaggagaagaagaaggtcTCCAAGCCAATACGTTACGCCGTGCGATCGCTCGGATGGGTCCGCATCGCCGAGGAAGACCTGACACCTGAGCGGAGCAGTAAAGCGGTCAACAAGTGCATTGTGGACTTGTCGCTTGGGCGGAATGATATCAACGATGTCGTCGGACGATGGGGAGAT GGGAAAGACCTGTTTATGGACCTCGACAACAACAGCCTGACGCTGAGCGACCCGACTGACTTTAGCGTCCTCCACCGCCAGCCCATCCAGTCCATCCGGGTGTGGGGCGTCGGCCGCGATAATGGAAG GGACTTTGCTTACGTTGCTCGAGACCGCTCGACCCGAAAACACATGTGTCATGTCTTCCGCTGCGATACTCCAGCCCGCCATATTGCTAACACTTTACGAGACATTTGTAAAAAGTTGATGATGGAGCGAAGTATGAAGCACGGGGCGTACGGAGATGCCTACGATCATGGGGCGGCCATTCATCGATCCATACGACCGAATAATCTCCCGAATCTTGATAAAAACGTGGAGCCAAACGGACAGAAAATAACCTTCCAAAACGTGTATAAGA AAACATCATTCCCTACTCCGATGGAGGAGCCAAAGAAAGTCATCCGATGCCATTACCTGGGCACAACGAAAGTGGCGAAACCTACTG GTGTCGATATAATTAACAACGCCATGGAAAAACTTTACAAGACCATTCCTGTAGACGAGTGGCAGTTCTGCAACGTGGCTGTGGCCCCCTCGACAATAACCATCACAGAACATGGG AAACCCGAGAATCAGATCAACGAGTGTCGTGTGCGCTTCCTCTCCTTCATGGGCATCGCGATGCATAACGTGAA GTTGTGTTCGTACATCATGCACACCGCTCAAGATGCGTACATTGCTCATGTATTCCACTGTGAACCATCCGCTGGTGCTTTATGCAAAACCATTGAGGCAGCTTGCAAG CTGCGATATCAAAAATGTCTGGACGCGCATCCGTCGACGCCCGACAAGAAACAGCAGCAACAAACTAAG
- the LOC135493197 gene encoding protein Fe65 homolog isoform X5, producing MAQSPGDGEIIIGDNPFQQVEDNEMITSFSNPNYHMNDDELNSNITPLTTPITPTTHQYYQDQIYADPDILTSSRNPTSKRRKNYAQLDLTSMGIDLNSEQRNYDQQNICSPDSLCSVDSAKSEEFVDCDNEPQQNDDNSEESDVEEQEVSTPYAEKSSFLGYYASLEKSAKSQQERQPRGDVRTVEQQKVKEVKSTETQNGKSEIQKDADSKKDSEIPEGFTDKTCINSPDSNDSGIQADEGQIRGSASVESFSTKEKKESNTEQSLTEGDANTKVDDELPAGWEKHEDEQTGVYFWHVKSGTIQREPPTKSQRPLSIASDISLSSLQSTLTSPTSTIPDTPSSCASGLDQDHLSEFEGHAFKYASESLKSLYTPTEESEGVPFEEEKKKVSKPIRYAVRSLGWVRIAEEDLTPERSSKAVNKCIVDLSLGRNDINDVVGRWGDGKDLFMDLDNNSLTLSDPTDFSVLHRQPIQSIRVWGVGRDNGRDFAYVARDRSTRKHMCHVFRCDTPARHIANTLRDICKKLMMERSMKHGAYGDAYDHGAAIHRSIRPNNLPNLDKNVEPNGQKITFQNVYKKTSFPTPMEEPKKVIRCHYLGTTKVAKPTGVDIINNAMEKLYKTIPVDEWQFCNVAVAPSTITITEHGKPENQINECRVRFLSFMGIAMHNVKLCSYIMHTAQDAYIAHVFHCEPSAGALCKTIEAACKLRYQKCLDAHPSTPDKKQQQQTKPSIATSLKSSIKKVLGRVSRSPKPASDS from the exons ATAATGAGATGATCACATCCTTCTCGAATCCCAACTATCACATGAACGACGATGAACTCAATTCAAACATCACACCACTAACGACACCTATCACTCCAACCACACACCAGTATTACCAAGATCAAATCTACGCCGACCCGGACATCCTAACATCGTCGCGAAACCCGACGTCAAAACGGCGAAAAAATTATGCACAGTTAGACTTAACGTCGATGGGTATAGACTTGAATTCTGAACAGCGGAATTACGATCAACAAAATATCTGTTCGCCAGACTCATTGTGTTCTGTTGATAGTGCTAAATCGGAAGAATTTGTTGATTGTGATAACGAACCGCAACAAAACGACGACAATTCTGAGGAGTCTGACGTCGAGGAGCAGGAGGTCTCAACGCCCTATGCAGAAAAATCTAGTTTTCTAGGATATTACGCCAGTTTAGAAAAATCCGCTAAATCGCAACAAGAACGACAGCCGAGGGGTGATGTTCGGACAGTAGAACAGCAAAAAGTCAAGGAGGTGAAATCGACAGAGACGCAAAATGGGAAGAGTGAAATACAGAAAGATGCTGACAGTAAAAAGGATTCGGAGATTCCCGAAGG CTTTACTGACAAAACGTGCATTAACTCTCCTGACTCCAATGACAGCGGCATCCAGGCGGACGAGGGCCAAATCCGTGGGTCGGCGAGCGTGGAGAGTTTTAGTACTAAGGAAAAGAAGGAGTCAAATACGGAACAAAGCCTCACAGAGGGCGATGCG AACACCAAAGTTGACGATGAGTTACCAGCCGGCTGGGAAAAACATGAAG ATGAACAAACTGGCGTCTACTTCTGGCACGTCAAAAGCGGTACGATACAGAGGGAGCCACCTACCAAGTCACAGCGCCCTCTATCGATAGCAAGTGATATCTCTTTG aGTTCCCTTCAGAGTACTTTGACATCTCCGACTTCCACGATCCCTGATACCCCCAGCAGTTGCGCATCGGGACTCGATCAGGACCACCTGTCGGAGTTCGAAGGTCATGCGTTCAAATATGCGTCAGAGTCTCTCAAATCATT ATACACACCAACCGAAGAATCTGAGGGCGTTCCATTTgaagaggagaagaagaaggtcTCCAAGCCAATACGTTACGCCGTGCGATCGCTCGGATGGGTCCGCATCGCCGAGGAAGACCTGACACCTGAGCGGAGCAGTAAAGCGGTCAACAAGTGCATTGTGGACTTGTCGCTTGGGCGGAATGATATCAACGATGTCGTCGGACGATGGGGAGAT GGGAAAGACCTGTTTATGGACCTCGACAACAACAGCCTGACGCTGAGCGACCCGACTGACTTTAGCGTCCTCCACCGCCAGCCCATCCAGTCCATCCGGGTGTGGGGCGTCGGCCGCGATAATGGAAG GGACTTTGCTTACGTTGCTCGAGACCGCTCGACCCGAAAACACATGTGTCATGTCTTCCGCTGCGATACTCCAGCCCGCCATATTGCTAACACTTTACGAGACATTTGTAAAAAGTTGATGATGGAGCGAAGTATGAAGCACGGGGCGTACGGAGATGCCTACGATCATGGGGCGGCCATTCATCGATCCATACGACCGAATAATCTCCCGAATCTTGATAAAAACGTGGAGCCAAACGGACAGAAAATAACCTTCCAAAACGTGTATAAGA AAACATCATTCCCTACTCCGATGGAGGAGCCAAAGAAAGTCATCCGATGCCATTACCTGGGCACAACGAAAGTGGCGAAACCTACTG GTGTCGATATAATTAACAACGCCATGGAAAAACTTTACAAGACCATTCCTGTAGACGAGTGGCAGTTCTGCAACGTGGCTGTGGCCCCCTCGACAATAACCATCACAGAACATGGG AAACCCGAGAATCAGATCAACGAGTGTCGTGTGCGCTTCCTCTCCTTCATGGGCATCGCGATGCATAACGTGAA GTTGTGTTCGTACATCATGCACACCGCTCAAGATGCGTACATTGCTCATGTATTCCACTGTGAACCATCCGCTGGTGCTTTATGCAAAACCATTGAGGCAGCTTGCAAG CTGCGATATCAAAAATGTCTGGACGCGCATCCGTCGACGCCCGACAAGAAACAGCAGCAACAAACTAAG
- the LOC135493197 gene encoding amyloid beta precursor protein binding family B member 2-like isoform X3, translating to MTLQNRSYLIAKARYLRLSRKLNAHANHLNNMFANGTMYRNMRRWEHCWDLDNNPAYINDNPFQQVEDNEMITSFSNPNYHMNDDELNSNITPLTTPITPTTHQYYQDQIYADPDILTSSRNPTSKRRKNYAQLDLTSMGIDLNSEQRNYDQQNICSPDSLCSVDSAKSEEFVDCDNEPQQNDDNSEESDVEEQEVSTPYAEKSSFLGYYASLEKSAKSQQERQPRGDVRTVEQQKVKEVKSTETQNGKSEIQKDADSKKDSEIPEGFTDKTCINSPDSNDSGIQADEGQIRGSASVESFSTKEKKESNTEQSLTEGDANTKVDDELPAGWEKHEDEQTGVYFWHVKSGTIQREPPTKSQRPLSIASDISLSSLQSTLTSPTSTIPDTPSSCASGLDQDHLSEFEGHAFKYASESLKSLYTPTEESEGVPFEEEKKKVSKPIRYAVRSLGWVRIAEEDLTPERSSKAVNKCIVDLSLGRNDINDVVGRWGDGKDLFMDLDNNSLTLSDPTDFSVLHRQPIQSIRVWGVGRDNGRDFAYVARDRSTRKHMCHVFRCDTPARHIANTLRDICKKLMMERSMKHGAYGDAYDHGAAIHRSIRPNNLPNLDKNVEPNGQKITFQNVYKKTSFPTPMEEPKKVIRCHYLGTTKVAKPTGVDIINNAMEKLYKTIPVDEWQFCNVAVAPSTITITEHGKPENQINECRVRFLSFMGIAMHNVKLCSYIMHTAQDAYIAHVFHCEPSAGALCKTIEAACKLRYQKCLDAHPSTPDKKQQQQTKRGATKCRKV from the exons ATAATGAGATGATCACATCCTTCTCGAATCCCAACTATCACATGAACGACGATGAACTCAATTCAAACATCACACCACTAACGACACCTATCACTCCAACCACACACCAGTATTACCAAGATCAAATCTACGCCGACCCGGACATCCTAACATCGTCGCGAAACCCGACGTCAAAACGGCGAAAAAATTATGCACAGTTAGACTTAACGTCGATGGGTATAGACTTGAATTCTGAACAGCGGAATTACGATCAACAAAATATCTGTTCGCCAGACTCATTGTGTTCTGTTGATAGTGCTAAATCGGAAGAATTTGTTGATTGTGATAACGAACCGCAACAAAACGACGACAATTCTGAGGAGTCTGACGTCGAGGAGCAGGAGGTCTCAACGCCCTATGCAGAAAAATCTAGTTTTCTAGGATATTACGCCAGTTTAGAAAAATCCGCTAAATCGCAACAAGAACGACAGCCGAGGGGTGATGTTCGGACAGTAGAACAGCAAAAAGTCAAGGAGGTGAAATCGACAGAGACGCAAAATGGGAAGAGTGAAATACAGAAAGATGCTGACAGTAAAAAGGATTCGGAGATTCCCGAAGG CTTTACTGACAAAACGTGCATTAACTCTCCTGACTCCAATGACAGCGGCATCCAGGCGGACGAGGGCCAAATCCGTGGGTCGGCGAGCGTGGAGAGTTTTAGTACTAAGGAAAAGAAGGAGTCAAATACGGAACAAAGCCTCACAGAGGGCGATGCG AACACCAAAGTTGACGATGAGTTACCAGCCGGCTGGGAAAAACATGAAG ATGAACAAACTGGCGTCTACTTCTGGCACGTCAAAAGCGGTACGATACAGAGGGAGCCACCTACCAAGTCACAGCGCCCTCTATCGATAGCAAGTGATATCTCTTTG aGTTCCCTTCAGAGTACTTTGACATCTCCGACTTCCACGATCCCTGATACCCCCAGCAGTTGCGCATCGGGACTCGATCAGGACCACCTGTCGGAGTTCGAAGGTCATGCGTTCAAATATGCGTCAGAGTCTCTCAAATCATT ATACACACCAACCGAAGAATCTGAGGGCGTTCCATTTgaagaggagaagaagaaggtcTCCAAGCCAATACGTTACGCCGTGCGATCGCTCGGATGGGTCCGCATCGCCGAGGAAGACCTGACACCTGAGCGGAGCAGTAAAGCGGTCAACAAGTGCATTGTGGACTTGTCGCTTGGGCGGAATGATATCAACGATGTCGTCGGACGATGGGGAGAT GGGAAAGACCTGTTTATGGACCTCGACAACAACAGCCTGACGCTGAGCGACCCGACTGACTTTAGCGTCCTCCACCGCCAGCCCATCCAGTCCATCCGGGTGTGGGGCGTCGGCCGCGATAATGGAAG GGACTTTGCTTACGTTGCTCGAGACCGCTCGACCCGAAAACACATGTGTCATGTCTTCCGCTGCGATACTCCAGCCCGCCATATTGCTAACACTTTACGAGACATTTGTAAAAAGTTGATGATGGAGCGAAGTATGAAGCACGGGGCGTACGGAGATGCCTACGATCATGGGGCGGCCATTCATCGATCCATACGACCGAATAATCTCCCGAATCTTGATAAAAACGTGGAGCCAAACGGACAGAAAATAACCTTCCAAAACGTGTATAAGA AAACATCATTCCCTACTCCGATGGAGGAGCCAAAGAAAGTCATCCGATGCCATTACCTGGGCACAACGAAAGTGGCGAAACCTACTG GTGTCGATATAATTAACAACGCCATGGAAAAACTTTACAAGACCATTCCTGTAGACGAGTGGCAGTTCTGCAACGTGGCTGTGGCCCCCTCGACAATAACCATCACAGAACATGGG AAACCCGAGAATCAGATCAACGAGTGTCGTGTGCGCTTCCTCTCCTTCATGGGCATCGCGATGCATAACGTGAA GTTGTGTTCGTACATCATGCACACCGCTCAAGATGCGTACATTGCTCATGTATTCCACTGTGAACCATCCGCTGGTGCTTTATGCAAAACCATTGAGGCAGCTTGCAAG CTGCGATATCAAAAATGTCTGGACGCGCATCCGTCGACGCCCGACAAGAAACAGCAGCAACAAACTAAG AGAGGTGCCACTAAGTGCAGAAAAGTTTG
- the LOC135493197 gene encoding protein Fe65 homolog isoform X6, translating to MVVQTYRRYNEMITSFSNPNYHMNDDELNSNITPLTTPITPTTHQYYQDQIYADPDILTSSRNPTSKRRKNYAQLDLTSMGIDLNSEQRNYDQQNICSPDSLCSVDSAKSEEFVDCDNEPQQNDDNSEESDVEEQEVSTPYAEKSSFLGYYASLEKSAKSQQERQPRGDVRTVEQQKVKEVKSTETQNGKSEIQKDADSKKDSEIPEGFTDKTCINSPDSNDSGIQADEGQIRGSASVESFSTKEKKESNTEQSLTEGDANTKVDDELPAGWEKHEDEQTGVYFWHVKSGTIQREPPTKSQRPLSIASDISLSSLQSTLTSPTSTIPDTPSSCASGLDQDHLSEFEGHAFKYASESLKSLYTPTEESEGVPFEEEKKKVSKPIRYAVRSLGWVRIAEEDLTPERSSKAVNKCIVDLSLGRNDINDVVGRWGDGKDLFMDLDNNSLTLSDPTDFSVLHRQPIQSIRVWGVGRDNGRDFAYVARDRSTRKHMCHVFRCDTPARHIANTLRDICKKLMMERSMKHGAYGDAYDHGAAIHRSIRPNNLPNLDKNVEPNGQKITFQNVYKKTSFPTPMEEPKKVIRCHYLGTTKVAKPTGVDIINNAMEKLYKTIPVDEWQFCNVAVAPSTITITEHGKPENQINECRVRFLSFMGIAMHNVKLCSYIMHTAQDAYIAHVFHCEPSAGALCKTIEAACKLRYQKCLDAHPSTPDKKQQQQTKPSIATSLKSSIKKVLGRVSRSPKPASDS from the exons ATGGTCGTTCAAACTTACAGACGTT ATAATGAGATGATCACATCCTTCTCGAATCCCAACTATCACATGAACGACGATGAACTCAATTCAAACATCACACCACTAACGACACCTATCACTCCAACCACACACCAGTATTACCAAGATCAAATCTACGCCGACCCGGACATCCTAACATCGTCGCGAAACCCGACGTCAAAACGGCGAAAAAATTATGCACAGTTAGACTTAACGTCGATGGGTATAGACTTGAATTCTGAACAGCGGAATTACGATCAACAAAATATCTGTTCGCCAGACTCATTGTGTTCTGTTGATAGTGCTAAATCGGAAGAATTTGTTGATTGTGATAACGAACCGCAACAAAACGACGACAATTCTGAGGAGTCTGACGTCGAGGAGCAGGAGGTCTCAACGCCCTATGCAGAAAAATCTAGTTTTCTAGGATATTACGCCAGTTTAGAAAAATCCGCTAAATCGCAACAAGAACGACAGCCGAGGGGTGATGTTCGGACAGTAGAACAGCAAAAAGTCAAGGAGGTGAAATCGACAGAGACGCAAAATGGGAAGAGTGAAATACAGAAAGATGCTGACAGTAAAAAGGATTCGGAGATTCCCGAAGG CTTTACTGACAAAACGTGCATTAACTCTCCTGACTCCAATGACAGCGGCATCCAGGCGGACGAGGGCCAAATCCGTGGGTCGGCGAGCGTGGAGAGTTTTAGTACTAAGGAAAAGAAGGAGTCAAATACGGAACAAAGCCTCACAGAGGGCGATGCG AACACCAAAGTTGACGATGAGTTACCAGCCGGCTGGGAAAAACATGAAG ATGAACAAACTGGCGTCTACTTCTGGCACGTCAAAAGCGGTACGATACAGAGGGAGCCACCTACCAAGTCACAGCGCCCTCTATCGATAGCAAGTGATATCTCTTTG aGTTCCCTTCAGAGTACTTTGACATCTCCGACTTCCACGATCCCTGATACCCCCAGCAGTTGCGCATCGGGACTCGATCAGGACCACCTGTCGGAGTTCGAAGGTCATGCGTTCAAATATGCGTCAGAGTCTCTCAAATCATT ATACACACCAACCGAAGAATCTGAGGGCGTTCCATTTgaagaggagaagaagaaggtcTCCAAGCCAATACGTTACGCCGTGCGATCGCTCGGATGGGTCCGCATCGCCGAGGAAGACCTGACACCTGAGCGGAGCAGTAAAGCGGTCAACAAGTGCATTGTGGACTTGTCGCTTGGGCGGAATGATATCAACGATGTCGTCGGACGATGGGGAGAT GGGAAAGACCTGTTTATGGACCTCGACAACAACAGCCTGACGCTGAGCGACCCGACTGACTTTAGCGTCCTCCACCGCCAGCCCATCCAGTCCATCCGGGTGTGGGGCGTCGGCCGCGATAATGGAAG GGACTTTGCTTACGTTGCTCGAGACCGCTCGACCCGAAAACACATGTGTCATGTCTTCCGCTGCGATACTCCAGCCCGCCATATTGCTAACACTTTACGAGACATTTGTAAAAAGTTGATGATGGAGCGAAGTATGAAGCACGGGGCGTACGGAGATGCCTACGATCATGGGGCGGCCATTCATCGATCCATACGACCGAATAATCTCCCGAATCTTGATAAAAACGTGGAGCCAAACGGACAGAAAATAACCTTCCAAAACGTGTATAAGA AAACATCATTCCCTACTCCGATGGAGGAGCCAAAGAAAGTCATCCGATGCCATTACCTGGGCACAACGAAAGTGGCGAAACCTACTG GTGTCGATATAATTAACAACGCCATGGAAAAACTTTACAAGACCATTCCTGTAGACGAGTGGCAGTTCTGCAACGTGGCTGTGGCCCCCTCGACAATAACCATCACAGAACATGGG AAACCCGAGAATCAGATCAACGAGTGTCGTGTGCGCTTCCTCTCCTTCATGGGCATCGCGATGCATAACGTGAA GTTGTGTTCGTACATCATGCACACCGCTCAAGATGCGTACATTGCTCATGTATTCCACTGTGAACCATCCGCTGGTGCTTTATGCAAAACCATTGAGGCAGCTTGCAAG CTGCGATATCAAAAATGTCTGGACGCGCATCCGTCGACGCCCGACAAGAAACAGCAGCAACAAACTAAG